From the Carya illinoinensis cultivar Pawnee chromosome 4, C.illinoinensisPawnee_v1, whole genome shotgun sequence genome, one window contains:
- the LOC122307909 gene encoding telomere repeat-binding factor 4-like isoform X1, with amino-acid sequence MGNPKQKWTAEEEEALRAGVAKHGTGKWKDIQRDPEFNTVLFSRTNIDLKDKWRNMSVSAGQGPREKSRTPKTKPNPDVPTTPLASLQTSTATPVANIATTDPNMDDSSKSLMDGKNASRYNAMIFEALSTLKEPDGLDTGKIVSFIEKRHEVPQNFRRLLSTRLRRLVAQDKLEKSIVKMQVQNCYKMKNDASSETPTQKQDVQCKQSQSIDDVPTEETIKEVAEAAAYKIAEAENKLFVAAEAIKEAERISKMAEDTDSLLQLAKEIFEKCSQGQMVFMA; translated from the exons atggGAAACCCGAAACAAAAGTGGACAGCGGAGGAAGAAGAAGCATTACGTGCCGGAGTGGCCAAGCACGGCACCGGCAAATGGAAGGACATCCAGAGAGACCCTGAGTTCAATACCGTCCTCTTCTCTCGCACCAACATTGATCTCAAG GATAAATGGCGGAATATGAGTGTTAGTGCTGGCCAAGGCCCCAGGGAAAAATCTCGGACACCAAAAACAAAACCTAACCCTGATGTTCCCACCACTCCATTGGCTAGTTTACAGACCTCAACTGCTACTCCAGTTGCAAATATTGCTACAACTGATCCAAATATGGATGATTCTTCAAAAAGCTTAATGGATGGGAAAAATGCTTCAAG GTACAATGCAATGATCTTTGAAGCACTTTCAACCTTGAAAGAACCAGATGGACTGGATACTGGTAAAATTGTTAGCTTTATTGAG AAAAGGCACGAGGTCCCACAAAATTTTAGGAGGCTATTAAGTACAAGGTTGAGAAGGCTGGTTGCACAAGACAAACTTGAAAAG TCCATTGTCAAAATGCAGGTCCAAAACTGCTACAAGATGAAAAATGATGCCTCATCTGAGACACCTACCCAAAAACAGGACGTCCAATGTAAGCAATCACAGAGCATTGATGATGTGCCTACGGAAGAAACAATAAAGGAAGTAGCAGAGGCTGCTGCTTACAAGATTGCTGAAGCAGAAAACAAATTATTTGTAGCAGCTGAAGCAATTAAGGAGGCAGAGAGAATTTCAAAGATGGCTGAAGACACGGATTCACTTTTACAGTTGGCAAAAGAGATTTTTGAGAAAT GTTCACAAGGTCAAATGGTGTTTATGGCTTAG
- the LOC122307909 gene encoding telomere repeat-binding factor 4-like isoform X2 encodes MGNPKQKWTAEEEEALRAGVAKHGTGKWKDIQRDPEFNTVLFSRTNIDLKDKWRNMSVSAGQGPREKSRTPKTKPNPDVPTTPLASLQTSTATPVANIATTDPNMDDSSKSLMDGKNASRYNAMIFEALSTLKEPDGLDTGKIVSFIEKRHEVPQNFRRLLSTRLRRLVAQDKLEKVQNCYKMKNDASSETPTQKQDVQCKQSQSIDDVPTEETIKEVAEAAAYKIAEAENKLFVAAEAIKEAERISKMAEDTDSLLQLAKEIFEKCSQGQMVFMA; translated from the exons atggGAAACCCGAAACAAAAGTGGACAGCGGAGGAAGAAGAAGCATTACGTGCCGGAGTGGCCAAGCACGGCACCGGCAAATGGAAGGACATCCAGAGAGACCCTGAGTTCAATACCGTCCTCTTCTCTCGCACCAACATTGATCTCAAG GATAAATGGCGGAATATGAGTGTTAGTGCTGGCCAAGGCCCCAGGGAAAAATCTCGGACACCAAAAACAAAACCTAACCCTGATGTTCCCACCACTCCATTGGCTAGTTTACAGACCTCAACTGCTACTCCAGTTGCAAATATTGCTACAACTGATCCAAATATGGATGATTCTTCAAAAAGCTTAATGGATGGGAAAAATGCTTCAAG GTACAATGCAATGATCTTTGAAGCACTTTCAACCTTGAAAGAACCAGATGGACTGGATACTGGTAAAATTGTTAGCTTTATTGAG AAAAGGCACGAGGTCCCACAAAATTTTAGGAGGCTATTAAGTACAAGGTTGAGAAGGCTGGTTGCACAAGACAAACTTGAAAAG GTCCAAAACTGCTACAAGATGAAAAATGATGCCTCATCTGAGACACCTACCCAAAAACAGGACGTCCAATGTAAGCAATCACAGAGCATTGATGATGTGCCTACGGAAGAAACAATAAAGGAAGTAGCAGAGGCTGCTGCTTACAAGATTGCTGAAGCAGAAAACAAATTATTTGTAGCAGCTGAAGCAATTAAGGAGGCAGAGAGAATTTCAAAGATGGCTGAAGACACGGATTCACTTTTACAGTTGGCAAAAGAGATTTTTGAGAAAT GTTCACAAGGTCAAATGGTGTTTATGGCTTAG